TTTGTTGAAAAGACAATTGGTGAGCTCCAGGTTGAGGTATCACTGGCGTATGCCGACGACTTCAACGAGCGGGTCTACGCCTTTGCCAACCACGTGCATACCGGTGAAGGTGGTACACACCTGACCGGTTTCCGCATGGCGCTTACCAAGCAGGTAAACGCCTACGGCAAGGCCAACGGCCTACTTAAAGAAGCTGACGGCACCCTCTCCGGGGATGACATGCGTGAGGGTCTGACAGCCGTTATTTCGGTAAAGCTTCCGGAGCCACAGTTTGAAGGTCAGACCAAAGCCAAGCTTGGAAACCCGGAAATGCGTTCTGCAGTAGACGCGGTAGTATCCGAAGGCTTGGACTACTACTTTAATGAGAACCCTCAGGCAGCCCGTAAGATTATTGAGAAGTGTGTCCTTGCTCTTCGAGCTCGTCTTGCAGCTCGTGCTGCGCGTGAAACAGTTATCCGTAAGGGCGCCCTAGATGGCATGACCTTGCCAGGTAAGTTGGCTGACTGTTCTGAGAAGGACCCTGCCAAGAGTGAGCTCTACATTGTAGAGGGAGACTCTGCTGGTGGTTCTGCTAAAGAAGGCCGTGACCGTAAGACTCAGGCCATCCTGCCACTCCGCGGTAAGATCCTGAACGTTGAGCGCGCCCGCCTAGACCGTATGCTTTCATCTGAGGGTATCAAGAACCTCATTGTGGCTACTGGCGTTGGTGTTGGTGATCAAATTGACTACGCCCGACTCCGCTACCACCGCATTATCATCATGACGGATGCTGATGTGGATGGTGCGCACATTCGTACTCTCCTTTTGACACTGTTCTACCGCCACTTCCCAGAGATTATTAAGCAAGGGCATCTCTATATTGCTCAACCCCCACTCTTTGGAATCGTACGTGGTAAAGAGAAGTTTTGGGCCCTTACTGAACCTGAAAAGGACAGGCTGGTAACTAAGCTTGAAAAAGAAGCTCTAGAGAAGCGCGCAAAGGGTAAGACGGAAGAAGTTGCTGAAGACGCTGACGCCGCCAACCCGGTAGAGACAGAAGTTTCCGAGGAAGTTGTTACTGAATCCGCTCAAGATGAGAGTACAGGTGAGCAGCCTCCAGAAGAGAGTCGCCTGAAGAAGCTGGGCATAAGCGTCAACCGCTTTAAGGGTCTTGGTGAAATGAATGCAGATCAGCTTTGGGAGACTACCATGAATCCTGAAAGCCGCACCCTTCTTCAAGTCGCAATGGACGATGCTGAACGTGCCGATGACATCTTTACCATGCTTATGGGTGATGAAGTACCACCGCGCAAGAAGTTCATCCAAACCCACGCTAAAACAGCTACGATCGACGTATAGCCATGGCAGACACGAAAAACACACAACCAGAGCAGAGCCCTGACGAGCAGGAGACTACTGAAGAAGTAGTAGTTCCTACTGATGCAGAGGAAACGGACGTTGTTGCGAAAGATGATGCTTCGGAACTTACGGCAGAAACTCCTGATGAGGATGTAGTTGAAGAGTCTGTCGTTGAAATGACAGATGAGGAAAAAATCCTTGATCGCGACAAGCGCGAAAGTGCAGCTACGCTTATCTCAACCGTCGTTGAAGAAGCAGTACACGTAGAGGGTGTGGGAATGGTGCAGCCGCGCAACATTGTGACGGAAATGCAGCAGGCCTACTTGGACTACGCTATGTCAGTTATCGTAGGCCGC
This genomic stretch from Verrucomicrobiia bacterium harbors:
- a CDS encoding DNA gyrase subunit B, with the translated sequence MPDIDQNTQYGADQITVLEGLDPVRKRPGMYIGGTGKDGLHHLIKELLDNAIDEAMLGICNRVRLVLNPDNSVSVEDNGRGIPVDKHAKTGKSALETVFTVLHAGGKFGGEGSGYKVSSGLHGVGASVVNALSHWLVAEVKRGDDLYSLRFEQGKAVGDIKKEKNPRKDEWQKLEGNGSRVTYLADDTIFPEVVWDYDYIAERIRNNAYLTKGVTFILSDYRDGLPDGITQDLKTYTFHFEGGISSYVRHLNKSHQIITDPVFFVEKTIGELQVEVSLAYADDFNERVYAFANHVHTGEGGTHLTGFRMALTKQVNAYGKANGLLKEADGTLSGDDMREGLTAVISVKLPEPQFEGQTKAKLGNPEMRSAVDAVVSEGLDYYFNENPQAARKIIEKCVLALRARLAARAARETVIRKGALDGMTLPGKLADCSEKDPAKSELYIVEGDSAGGSAKEGRDRKTQAILPLRGKILNVERARLDRMLSSEGIKNLIVATGVGVGDQIDYARLRYHRIIIMTDADVDGAHIRTLLLTLFYRHFPEIIKQGHLYIAQPPLFGIVRGKEKFWALTEPEKDRLVTKLEKEALEKRAKGKTEEVAEDADAANPVETEVSEEVVTESAQDESTGEQPPEESRLKKLGISVNRFKGLGEMNADQLWETTMNPESRTLLQVAMDDAERADDIFTMLMGDEVPPRKKFIQTHAKTATIDV